In the Armatimonas rosea genome, CCGCGCTGAAGGCCCCGACCGCAAGCCCCATCTGCATCAAGCGCCAGCTCCCGCGCTCGCTCATCCGGCCGTACATCGGGCTGGACTCGGGGAGCCAGCTCGTGCCGGAGCCCTCGCGGCTCATGCTCCAGGGGCCGAGAGTGCCCGGCATCTCCAGCTCCATGAGCTGCTCAAAGAGCATGTCGGGTGTCAGGTTGTCATAGCGCCCGTTGCCCGCCTTGATGCCCTCCAGGCAGGTCTTGCAGACGCCTTTTTTCTCAAAGAGATTCGCCGCGCAGCCGCAGTTGCCTTCGAGAGCGCACTCCGCGCAGCCGCCCTTGATGCAGCAGGCAAAGCGCCCCTCCTCGGCGAGGATGCGCTTAGCGGCGAGGAGCCCCGCTTCGTAGCCCTTGAGGTCGCCTTTTTTCTTGGCATCCAGCGCCTGCTTCAAGATCGGAGTGGCCTTGCTGGGGCCCTTCTTTGCGCCCTTGGGCGGGTGCGCGAGGGCGGGTGCGACAAGGGCGAGGGCGAGGAGTAGGGTAAAGAGCGGTCTCACTTGGCACCGCCGATCTTCAGGACAAAGGGAATCGTGACGACCTTACCTGCGCGCTGGAACTGCCCCCAGGCCTTGTAGAGCCCCGGCTTGGGGAAGCGGGCGTTGAAGAGAACATTGCCCTTGCGCGACTGCGCAAGGCCGGCCTCGTCCTCGGCGGGGTGGCTATGGACCACGGTCTGGCCGTCCTGGTGGATGATCATCAGGTGCCCAAAGGCCCCCAGATACGGCTCCAGATCGGTGACGGGCTGACCCGAGCTGGCATCGGTGAGCAGGAAGGCAAGGCTGGTGCTGCGGCCCACGGGAATGGGGTTTGTCGCGCTGAAGCTTGCGGTGATGCCGTCCACGGTGTTTTTTGTCGCCGAGGGGACCAGCGCGACCGGCTTAGGAGCCGCACCGCTGACCTTGAGGCTCGTCCCCAGGATCTGCGAGCCCGCACCGCGCGGGGCCACATCGGCGTAGACTCGGTACTCGCCGCCGCTGGGAAAGACCTGGGAGATCGTGAAGGTGCCGTCGGGCTGGGCCTCGGGGTGCTCGTGGGCGAACCAGGAGAGGTCGCGGCTTGCCAGGAGCAGGTGGAAGACCTTGGTGTGGGCGATATCGAAGTCTTTTACCACCGCCTTGGTCTTGGTGTCTCGGATCGTGAAGCGCAGCTCCACCGGCTTGCCTGCCTCGGCGCTGCCGACACTCTTGAGCTCCACAAAGTACGGCTTGGGAGCGGGCTTCTTTCCCTGGCGCGCCTCGGCGTCCTGGACATCGACCAGGAAGCGCGCCGTGAGGGGCTTGCTCTCGCCGGGGATCGTGAGGCTCAGCGCGATCTGGTACTGCCCGCCGTGGGGGAAGTAGCACTCCAGGCCGTAGTCGCCGGGGACCCCTTCGGTGTGGATCTTGGGGCTCTGGGCGGGCATGCCGGCCATCTCGGGCATGGTGACGATGGCCTTGGCCTGTACCCGCGTGACCCCGGTGGCACCGGAGACGGGGTCGAGCTTGCTTGTATCTAGCAGGCGGAACTCGATATCGAGCTGCTCCCCGGCAAAGATTCCCTCTGCGGGGACACGCAGGGTAAGGCTGTACTTCCCCAGGGTTTTCTGGAGGCCAGCCGGTGCCGGGGCTACCTGCGCGAGAGTGGGGCGTGGCGCGCTGAGAAGGGCGACCAGAGCAAGGGTACCAAGGGCTAGACGGTGTGTGGTTAACATGATTTTCTCTTCCTAAACGAGTCAGCACGGGGGGGGGCGTGCAAGCGACGAAACGTGGCAAGGCTTAGGAAAAGACGGGAGGGGCGCGTAGGGCCGCAAAGGGCAGCGGCGGGCCGCGGGGAGCCGAGCGCTCCAGGGCGAGAGAGGCGCGGCAAATCGTCACCTGAGCGGGCGCGGAGAGTGACGGGGGCATGGTGCCCAGTACAAAAACGGGGCTCTGTGTCGCGGTCGTTGCCTCAGGCAGGTGCGGGGGGGCGGGGGCAGGCTGCAGCTTGCAGCAGCAGGGGGCGGAGATTGCCGCGCCCGGGGCTGTTGCCTTTTGGGCACAACAAGCGCGGCCCTCTGCCTTCTGGCGCGCCGCCCGCATGGGGCAAGCGCTCGTCTGCGACGAAACCTGGCAAGCGAGCACGAGCCGGGCCGGAGCCAGGAAGGTCGTCATCAAGGCGAAGACGAGAAGGAGTATCGTGTGCTTGCGAGACATGGTTCTCTCTTGGAGTATACCCCTGCTGGGTATTTTTTGCACTTGATTTTTATACCCGGTGGGGGTATATTGCCCTTTATGGAACCCCAGGGAGACGCTCGTCGTAAGCTTAAGCAGCGCCTAAACCGCATCGCCGGACAGGTGGCGGGGATTCAGCGCATGGTGGACGAGGACCGCTACTGCGTGGATATCCTCACCCAGATCGCTGCCGTCCGCTCCGCCCTGGATAGTGTCGGGGTTGAGCTCCTCACCGAGCATGTCAGCTCCTGTGTGATCGGGCACGGCACCGAGAGCGAGCACGAGTGCGCCAAGCCCATGACCCAAGAGCAGCTGGTCGAGGAAGTGAAGACAGTCCTTGGCCGGTTCCTGAAATAGAGAAAGAGAGAACAGAACATGAAGATAACGACCTTTACCGCCCCGGAGATCGAGTGCCAGGGCTGCGCCAGTGCCATCAAGAAGTCCGTGGGGGCTATCGCGGGAGTCAGCGAGGTCCAGGTGGACGTGGATGCCAAGCGTGTCACGATCCAGCACGAGGACGCCACTCCGGTGAGCGCGATCACCGCTGCCGTGGAAAAAGCCGGCTTCTCCGCCTTGGAGGCCTGAGAGCCGGGATAACGCTGAGGCCCGGACAACGAGTGTCCGGGCTTGAGAGGGCGACGGCTGCCTTCGCAGCCAACAAATACGAAACGCAGCCAACCACACTTACTGCTCGCGAAGGCGAGCGTCGCCCTCTTAAGCCCGAGGACTTGTTCCTCGGGCAAAACGTTCTACGAGCCCTCTGAGAAAGAAAGACAATGACTGCCAGCGCGGAAGAAACGGTAGACCTCGCCATCCAGGGGATGTCGTGCGCGGCCTGCGCTCGGCGGATCGAGCGGCAGCTCACGCGGGCGGAGGGGGTGCAGGAGGCACAGGTCAACTACGCCACGCACCGGGCGCGGGTGAGCTTCGATCCCACGGCGTCCTCGCTCCCGGCCCTGATCGGTATTGTCGTGGACACCGGCTATGGGGCGTCCCTGCTCCAGCGCCCCGAGGCTGCCCTTGAGGCGGAAGAGAAGGCGCGTGCCGAGGAGCTCAAAGACCTCACCCGCCGCTTTGCTGTCTCCGTGAGCCTCACGGTTCCGCTCCTGACCCTGGCGATGGCACATGGCAGGATCGCGTTTGCCGGGATGAATCTCGTGCAGCTACTCTTGGCGGCACCGGTGCTTGCCTACGGCGGAGCGCACTTTTTCCGTGGGGCCTGGAAGGCGCTCCGAAGCCGCAGCTCGGACATGAACTCGCTCGTCGCGCTGGGCTCGGGGGCGGCCTTTGGCTACTCCGTGCTGGCGACCCTCTTCCCCGCCGCGTTTCAGCCGTCGGGCCACGCCCACCATGCCGCCATGCCCGCGGTCTACTTTGAGGCGGCGGCGGCGATCATCACCTTCCTCCTCCTGGGCAGGCTCTTAGAGGCGCGCGCCAAGGGCAAGACCGGTGAGGCGATCAAGAAGCTACTGGGCCTCCAGCCCAAGACCGCCCGCGTGCTTCGTGAGGGCAACGAGCTGGAGATTCCCATCGAGGCCGTGGCCAAGGGAGAGCTCGTGCTCGTGCGACCCGGCGAGAAGATCCCTGTCGATGGCGTTGTCGAGGGAGGCGCGTCCTCGGTGGACGAGTCGATGCTAACGGGCGAGAGCCTGCCGGTTGCCAAAGCGCGAGGCGATGAGGTCTTTGGGGCGACCCTGAACACGACTGGCTCTCTCCAGGTGAGAGCGACCCATGTCGGGCTGGACACGGCCATCGCCCAGATCGTCAAGCTGGTGCAGGATGCCCAGGGCTCCCGTGCGCCTATCGCCCGCCTCGCCGATACTGTGAGTGGGTACTTCACCCCGGTTGTCTTGACGATCGCTGTGCTGACCTTTGTGCTCTGGTTCTGGCTCGCCCCCGCGGAGACGCGCCTCACCCTGGCCTTTGTCAATGCGGTCTCCGTCCTGGTGATCGCCTGCCCCTGCGCGCTTGGGCTCGCCACTCCCACCGCGATCCTGGTGGGCACGGGCAAGGGAGCGCAGCTAGGCATCTTGATCAAGGGCGGCGCGGCGCTGGAGCAGGCCCACAAGCTGACCACGGTTGTCTTGGACAAGACCGGCACGGTGACGGAGGGGAAGCCCGCTCTGACCAACCTGACTGCCTTTGCGCTGCCCGAAGACGATATCCTGCGGCTTATTGCGGCGGTCGAGGCCCTGAGCGAGCACCCGCTCGCGGCTGCAATCGTGGGTGCCGCTAAGGCGCGAGGCCTGACGATTCCCCCCGCGGAGGCATTTGAGGCCGTTCCAGGGCGGGGTGTCCGGGCGCAGGTCGAGGGCCAGGTGGTGCTGATCGGGAACCAGGCGTTTCTTGCGGAGCAGGGGATCGCCACGGATGCCACCCACACCGAGGCAGAGCGCCTCGCCACGGAGGGCAAGACCCCGATCTTTGTCGCTGTCTCGGGGACGCTCGCCGCGGTCTTGGCGGTTGCGGACCCGATCAAGCCGACCTCCCAGGACGCGATCGCCCGGCTGAAGCGGCTTGGGCTTGAGGTGGTCTTGCTGACCGGGGACAACAAAAAGACCGCGGAGGCGGTCGCCGCGCAGGTTGGGATCACCCGGGTGGTCGCCGAGGTGCTCCCCGAGGGGAAAGTGGCGGAGCTCAAGCGACTCCAAGGGATGGGACAGATCGTGGGAATGGTCGGGGATGGGATCAACGATGCCCCCGCGCTCGCCCAGGCCGATATCGGGATCGCTATCGGGACGGGGACAGATGTGGCGATCGAGGCGTCGGACATTACCCTGATCAAGGGAGACCTCCAGGGGGTGGTAAACGCGATCGCTCTGAGTAAGGCGACGATGACCACGATTAAGCAGAACCTCTTCTGGGCGTTTATCTACAACATGATCGGAATCCCGCTCGCCGCCGGGCTGCTCTACCCGTTCAACGGCTGGTTGCTCTCGCCGATCTTTGCCAGCGCCGCCATGAGCCTCTCGTCGGTCTCGGTGGTGGTCAATAGCCTGCGGCTGAAGAGCTTTAAAGCCTGAGTTTCGTGTACACTGTGTAGCCAAGAAGCCATGCGCCAGACGATCCTTCTCGACGATGACCCGACCGGCACGCAGACTGTCGCGGGGGTGACGGTGCTGACGGAGTGGTCGGTGGAAACCCTGGCACGGGAGCTAGAGCGGGGGAGTGCGGGCTTCTTTGTCCTGACCAACTCCCGCGCCCTGCCCACCGCCGCTGCCTACGCGCTCTACGAAGAGCTCGGGCACAATCTCAAAGCCGCGTCCGCACAGACCCAGACGCCCGTCCGCGTGCTCGCCCGCGGCGACTCGACACTGCGCGGCCACTTCCCCGCCGAGACCGATGCGCTTGACCAAGCGCTCGGGCCGCACGAGCTCACCCTGATTGTCCCCTATTTCGAGGAGGGGGAGCGGCGCACGCGCGATGATGTCCACTACGTGGGAGACACCCCCGCCGCCCAGACCCCCTTTGCTCAGGATGCGGTCTTTGGCTTTCGTAGCTCCAATCTACGCGAGTGGGTGGCAGAGAAGACCGCGGGCCGTGTCCCGGCAGGCTCGGTGGCCTCGCTCTCCCAGGCGACCCTGGAGATCGGAGCCACGGCCACGGCGGAGTTTCTTGCCGCCCTCTTGCCGCGCTCCTACTGCATCGTCAATGCAAACCAGCCCGCGCACGTCCACACGCTCGCCGAGGCGGTGGGCCTGCTGGAAGCCCGTGGCAAGCGTGTCCTCGCCCGCACCGCCGCCTCGTTTGGTGCCGCGTGCCTGGGCCAAGCGAGCGCACCGCTGGCCACGCTCTCAGAGCGCGACACCGGCCCCGGCGGGCTGATAATAGTCGGCTCCCACGTCCCTAAGACCACCGAGCAGCTTGCGTATCTGCAAGCGCATGCGAATTTCGAGGAGTATCACCTCTCCTCCCCTAAAGGCAAGGAGGGGGAGCCCGAGGACGGGGGAGAGAGAGTCGGTGACGAAGTGATGCGCCTGAGCGCCGCCCTTGCTGCGGGGCGTGATGTGCTGATCTACACTCCGCGCACCGTGGTCTCGGGCGATCTGGCGACCAGCGCGGCGTTCTCCCGGCGGCTTGTCGAGCTCGTGAAGAGCCTGACGGTGCGGCCGCGCTGGGTGCTGGCAAAGGGCGGGATCACCAGCTCGGATATCGCCACGCGGGCCCTGGGAGTGAAGCGCGCAGAGGTGGTCGGCCCGATTCTCCCTGGCGTCCCGCTCTGGCGCTTGGGCGACGAGAGCCGCTGGCCGGGGCTGCTCTACGTGGTCTTTCCCGGCAATGTCGGCGGCCCCGATGCCCTCTTCGCGGCGTATGAGCGCCTGCAGGGAGCCCCCCGCAAAGAAAGTCGAGAAACATGAGTACCCTACCGACGAAGACCTTTCAGCCGACCTTTGAGTCGCTCACCACGTTTCAGTGCCCCGAGTGGTTTCGGGACGCAAAGTTTGGAATCTGGGCACACTGGGGCCCCCAAGCGGTTCCGATGTTCGGCGACTGGTACGCCCGGCACCTGTACCACCAAGGTCATAAGCAGTACGAGCACCACCTAAAAACCTATGGTCACCCGTCGGTGTTTGGCTTCAAGGACATTATTCCCCTCTGGAGAGCCGAGCGCTTCGATCCCGAGCGGCTGATGGCACTCTACAAGGCCGCGGGGGCGCGCTACTTTGTGAGCATGGGAGTCCACCACGACAACTTCGATCTCTGGCGCTCGACCCACCAGCCCTGGAACGCAACCGCACAGGGGCCAAAGCGGGATATTGTCGGGGAGTGGCAGGCTGCGGCAAGGCGCCACGGGCTCAAGTTCGGGGTCTCCGAGCACCTTGGGGCGAGCTTTACGTGGTGGCAGGGGAGCCATGGGAGCGACAAGACCGGGCCGCTTGCCGGTGTCCCCTACGACGGAGCAGACCCGCAGTGGCAGGGGCTCTACCACCTTCCCGCGCAGCCGGGCGACACGACCTGGTACAGCACCGACCCACGCTGGGCCCGGCACTGGCTCGCCCGGATCACGGACCTGGTGGACCAGTACAAGCCCGACCTGCTCTACTCCGACGGCGCCCTGCCCTTTGGCGAGGTCGGTCGTACCCTGCTCGCGCATTTTTACAACACCGTCCCCGATGCCGTCTACAACCTCAAGGACTGGACCCACAACCCCGGCCACGGCGAGTACGTGGAGGGAATCGGGGTGCAGGATGTCGAGCGTGGAGGGCTCGCCGCCATCAAGCCTGCTCCCTGGCAGACCGACACATCGATTGGGGACTGGTTCTACAATACGGACTGGAAGGCCAACGACACGGGAACCATGTACCGCTCCGCCAAGTGGGTTCTCCACACCTTGATCGATGTGGTCAGTAAGAACGGCAACCTCCTCCTCAATGTCATCCAGCGCCCCGATGGCTCGCTCGATCCCGAGGTAGAGGCGCTTCTGGCCGAGCTGGCCGCCTGGATGGAGGTCAATGGCCAAGCGATCCATGAGACACGTCCCTGGAGAGTCTACGGCGAGGGCCAGACCCAGACCGAGCCGGGCCACTTTAAGGAGGACTTCGCCTTCACGGCCTCGGACATTCGCTTTACCCAGGCAAAAGACGGCTCCGTGCTCTACGCCCTGGCCTTGGGCTGGCCGGAGAGCAACACGCTTACCCTCAAATCCCTCAGCGGGCATCCTGTAGAGTACGTCGAGCTGCTGGGTTATCCCGGCTCGCTGGCGTTCCAGCAGACCGACCACGGCCTGCAAGTGACGCTTCCCAACGTCCCTCCAAGCCCGATTGCCTGTGTCTTGAAACTACGATGAACACCAAACCTAACTTCGTCTTCTTTCTCACCGACGACCAGCCCTACAATGGCCTGAGCTGCACTGGCAACACGGTCCTCAAGACCCCCCATATCGATCAGCTCGCGGCGGAGGGGGTGCTCTTTGAGAAGGCCTTTGTCACCACCGCGATCTGCTGCTGTAGCCGCGCGAGCCTCTACACCGGCCAGCACATGCGCCGCCATGGGGTGGAGGACTTCAAGACCCCGCTCACGGCCGCGCAGTGGCAGCAGACCTTCCCCGCGCTCCTGCGCCAAGCGGGCTACCGCACGGGCTTTCTAGGCAAGTTCGCCATTGGGGCACCGCAGCCCAATAGCGCCTTGGCTCTGCCCGCCGATCAGTTCGACCTCTGGTATGGCTTCCCTCAGATGATCGCTTTTAAACAAATGGTCGAGGGCAAGCCACGCTACTTGACCACCATCATGACTGAGAAAGCGGTCGCGTTTCTGAAAGAGACAAAATCAAAGCCCGAGCAGCCGTTCTGCCTGATTGTCGCGCTGAAGGAGCCGCACGGGCCGCTGGACTACTTCGACCCAGAGTACAAAGACCCCTACACCAACGCGACTATTCCGCCGCCAAAGAACCTGAGCAGGGAGTCGTTTGAGGCCCTCCCCGAGAAGGTCAAGAGCAGCCTGGGAGCAACTCCGGAGTGGTTTGAGAAGCCCGCGACCTTCCAGGCGGCGCTGCGCAAGACCTACGCCTACACCAGCCGCGCCGATGCCGCCGTGGGGGCGATCTGCCGGGCGCTCAAAGAGCAGGGGCTGGATCAGAACACGGTCGTGATCCACCTGTCAGACAATGGCACGATGGACGGTGCCCATGGCCTCGACGGCAAGTGGCTGATGTACGAGGAGTCGATCCATGTTCCGCTCATCATCCGCGACCCGCGCCTGCCACGGTCCACCCAAGGGCGGCGCTCGCAGATGGCCCTCAATATCGACCTGGCCCCGACAATTCTCGCGATGGCGGGCGTCCCGATCCCGAAAAGTATGCAGGGCCGCGACCTCCAGCCGATCCTACGCAACGCCAAGGCCAAGGGGCGCGACGACTGGTACTACGAGCATACCTACAACACCGACCCGCCGCGCAAGCCGATCCCCAAGAGCGAGGGAGTCCGCACCGAGCGCTGGAAGTACATCCGCTACACCGAGGAGCAACCCCCGCTGGAGCAGCTCTTCGATCTGCAGACCGACCCGCAGGAGGAACACGATCTTGCAAACGTCCCCGCGCATGCAAAAACGCTCAGCACCCTCCGCGCCCGCTGCGATAGCTACCGAAAGACCCTGCGATAATGAGTCATACTCCACCAATGCGTCCCCTGATCTGGGTAACGCCGGCAGACCGCGCTCCGATCCTGGACAAGATCGCGACCCAGCCCTGGGCCAAGGCGCTCTTTACCGCCCTACAAGCCGGGGTCAAGGACGATCTCGCCCAGCACCAGAGCGACCGAGATGCCTACCTGCGCGGCTTCCCGCTGGTGCCCAGCCCCGCCGGTCCTACCGCCCACCCGACCTTTGCCTACCAGGGAGCCAACGGTGCGCGCCCCAACCAGGCCACCCGACAGAAGCTGATGCACTTTGTGCAGGTGGGAATCGACTGTGGCGTGCTGTACTTCCTGACCGAGGACAAGTCCTACGCCGCCTGCGCCGCCGATATCCTGAATGTCTTCACCGAGGCCATGGTCCAGCTCAAGCCGTCGGAGGCCGTGGGCAATGGGGGCTATCTCTATCCCAGCGATCACTTGCTTGAGGCACGCATTCTTGGGGCGCAGATTCCGCTGGTCTACGACTTTGTGGCGAGCTACCTGCAAGCTGGGGCGACGGTCTACGACCTGGCGACCCGCCAGCCGCAGCGCTTCGACTTCGAGCACGCACAGACGGTCTTCCGGCGCTATGCACGGCTCGCTCTCGACCACGGGCTGATCGACTGCAACTGGCCGGTACTGGAGATGCCCAGCCTGGCGCACAATGTCCTCGCCCTCGATGACCCCGCCGAGCGGGCGCGCCTGCTTGCCTTTGTGACCCAGGAGAGCACGCGCCACCAAGACGCGCTCAAGAAGGTTGTGGGGCAGTTTGCGACGCCGGGGACGATCTGGCCGGAGTCGTTTCAGTACTCGGGCGGGGTCTCGACACTCGCGACCTACCTCGTGGCCCTGATGGAGCGCCAGGGACAGGCGGCGGTGCTCACGGCGAGCTACGCCAACATTCCGCTCTCGCTGGCGCGGATGCAAGAGCTGCGCTTTCCCAACGGGGAGTACATTCGCTTCGGGGACGGCCCCCGCAAGAGCGGTGCCCCCTACGACTCGTTTGAGATCGCCTATGCCCTCGGGCAGCGTGTGGGGGATGCCAAGCTCCAAGCACTCTTTGGGGGACTCCTCAACCTCGGTATCGAGAGCAAGGCCTACGACCGATCCAAGCCCGATGGCCACAGTGGGAGCGCCAATCCCTACTTCGCGCCCCTCCCGCTCCTCTGGTACGCCCCGACCATCACGGGCAAGCGCGAGGCTCTAACCCCCAAGACGACCGATACCCTTCCCTTTGTAGGAGCAGTTCTCCAGCGGAGTCTCTCGCCCGATAAGAGTCCCAAAAACGCCCTGATGGCCGTGGTGAGTGGGGGCTCCCATGTGCACGGGCACGCCTCGGGGATGGCGCTGGAGCTCTACGGCAAGGGGTATGTACTTGGGGCGAACGCGGGCAAGGGCGAGTACACCACCGACGAGCACGAGAACTACCGCCGCCTCTTTGCTGCCTACAACACGGTGATCGTCAATGGTGCCAGCCAGGGCTCCGGCGGCTGGGTGGGGCTGGGAACCCAGACCGTGCAGAGTGTCGGGCTGGAGTCCGTCCCCGGAGATACCCCGCTCTCGCCCTCGTACTCCTACTCCCTGACACGCTTCAGCGACGACAAGAGCCCCGGGGCGAAGGCGACCCAGGAGCGCCTCGTCGCGCTAGTGCGAACGTCGCCGACCACCGGCTACTACGTCGATATCTTCCGCTCCCGCGCCCTCCCCGATACCCCGGAGCAGTTCCACGACTATCTCTACCACAACCTAGGGGACGGGGTGGAGCTGACGGCGGAGCAGCCGGGGCTGGTGCTCTCCGATACCCCGGAGCGGTTCCGCCCGATTCCCGGCGCTGTCTGGAAGCAGAACGGGCGCTATCTCTGGCCGGGCTGGCATGTCTTTCAAAAGACCCAGGCATCGGGGACCTTTGCGGGCAGTGTCCAGGCACACTTCCACGCCAAGACACTCCCCGGGATGCGCCTCTTCCTCCCCGGCGCGCCCGGCCGTGAGTACGCCCGTGCCCTCGCTCCGTCTACCCACGAGGCACCTGCACCCTACGACAGTGCACCCACTCCCGTGCTCGTGGTCCGCCAGCGCGGCGAGGCATGGAGCCGCCCCTTCGCCGTGGTCTACGAGCCGGTCGAGGGACCAGAGGGCAAGGGAAGTATCGTCTCCGTGACGCCCCTCACCGACGAAAAAGGGCTGGCGGGGCTGATCGTGGTGAGCCAGCTCGCGGGCAAAACACTCACCCAGCATGTCCTGGTTCGCCCGTGCCGGATTCCCGCACTCGGGCTGGAGCAGAAGGGGCTGTTTGGCATTGTCACACGGCAAGAAGGGAAATAGGGTCAAGCGATGGTCTACGATGTGGTGGTCTACGGGGACTCTTGTGGCGCGGTGACAGCGGCGGTTGCCGCCAAGCGCGACGGTCGCTCGGTGGTCTTGGTCAATCCGACGGGCTTTCTCGGCGGTATGAGCGCCAGCGGCCTGGGAGCCACCGACTTTCTGGGCAAGCGTGCCACGTTTGGCGGGATCGCCTCGGAGTTCTACGACCTGGTGGCCGCGGCCTACGGGACGAGCTATGTCCGCAGCTTCGAGCCCCATGTCGGGCGGCAGGCCTTTGAGAAGCTGATTGCCGCTGCTGGGGTCGACGTGGTCTACAACGAGAGGCTGGATCGGCGGCCGGGCAAGGGGGTGAGGAAAAAAGGGCGGCGTATCGAGGCCATCACCACCCTGAGCGGCAAGACCTACCAAGGCAGGATGTTTATCGACGCAACCTATGTCGGCGACTTAATGGCCTCGGCAGGCGTGCGCTACACCGTCGGGCGTGAGCCCGAGAGCCAGTACGGCGAGGACATGGCGGGTGTCCGGCGCGGCGACACCAAGCCCCGAGTCCACTACACCCAGGGCGATAAGGACCACTTCACCCACGATGTCGATCCCTATGTCAAGCCCGGCGAGCCGAGCAGCGGACTCCTGCCCTATATCTCCGCAATCAAGGGGCTGGCTAACGGCCAAGGCGATAGGAAAATCCAGGCCTACAACTACCGAGTCTGCCTGACCACCGATCCCAAGCTCCATATTCCCATCGAGAGGCCCGCCGGCTACCGAGCCCTAGACCATGAGCTCCTGCTGCGTAACTTCGAGGCGGGGGACAGCCGCCTGCCTGCGCTGGTCGAAAAGCTCTCGGGGAGCGGCTCTAAGGTGGACTGGAACAATATGCACGCGGTCGGCTCCGACCTCCCCGGCGCGAACTGGGACTATCCTGAGGCGAGCTACGAGCGCCGCCAAGAGATCGAGCAAGAGCACCAGACCTACATCCGGGGCCTCCTCTGGACACTCGCGAACAGCCCACGCGTCCCCGAGGCGATCCGCAAGCAAGTTGCGGCCTATGGCCTCGCCAAAGACGAGTTCCCAGACAACGGGGGCTGGCCCTACATGATCTATATCCGCGAGGCACGGCGCATGGTCACGGACTACGTGATGACGCAGCACGACTGCGAAGGCAAGCGCACGGTCCCCGATCCGGTCGGGCTGGGCTCGTTTGGTATGGACTCCCATGTCGTGCAGCACTTTGTCACCGAGCGCGGGTTTGTGGTCAGCGATGGCGTGATCTGGCATGTCCCGCCGCGCCCCTATGGCATCTCGTACCGCTCGATCATCCCACGCAAGGGCGAGTGTGAGAACCTCTTCGCCCCGATCTGTGTCTCTGCATCCCATGTGGCACACGGTTCGATCCGCATGGAACCCGTCTTCATGACCCTCTCGCAGAGCGCCGCGATTGCCGCAGGGTTCGCCATCGACAGCAAGACCAGCGTCCAAGAGGTCGCCTATCCCGCGCTCCGTGTGCGTCTGGATGCCGCCCTGCAGATCGTGGACAATGCACAGGTACCAAAAGTAAAATGAAAACGGATACAGCAGACGTCGTTGTCTACGGCTCCACTCCCGGCGGGTTCTGCGCTGCCATTGCGGCCGCGCGCGAAGGAGCGTCGGTGATCTTGCTGGAGCCGACCCAGCATGTCGGGGGACTGAGCACCGGTGGGCTAAGTCACTGCGACTCCAACCAGATGCGGCGCGAGACCCTGCTGGGGCTTTTCGAGGAGTGGCACCGGCGCGTGGTCAAAGACTACACCGACCGTGGGCTGCCCGCGCCCTACAATCCGACGCTCAAAGATGCGGCCAAATGGACATTTGAGCCGCACGTGGCGCTGCGCGTGACGATGGCGATGCTCAAGGAGGCGGGCGTCACCGTGCTGACGGGGCGCTCTCTCAAGTCGGTGAAAAAAGACGGCACGCGTATCACGTCGCTGATCACCAAGAACGGCACTTTCTCAGCCAAGGTCTTTGTGGATGGCTCCTACGAAGGCGACCTCATGGCGGCGGTGGGCGTGGACTGGACCATCGGGCGGGAGGGCCGCGCGGAGTTTGGTGAGTCCTACGCGGGCAAGCAGTACCCCAAGGCGAAG is a window encoding:
- a CDS encoding FixH family protein, giving the protein MLTTHRLALGTLALVALLSAPRPTLAQVAPAPAGLQKTLGKYSLTLRVPAEGIFAGEQLDIEFRLLDTSKLDPVSGATGVTRVQAKAIVTMPEMAGMPAQSPKIHTEGVPGDYGLECYFPHGGQYQIALSLTIPGESKPLTARFLVDVQDAEARQGKKPAPKPYFVELKSVGSAEAGKPVELRFTIRDTKTKAVVKDFDIAHTKVFHLLLASRDLSWFAHEHPEAQPDGTFTISQVFPSGGEYRVYADVAPRGAGSQILGTSLKVSGAAPKPVALVPSATKNTVDGITASFSATNPIPVGRSTSLAFLLTDASSGQPVTDLEPYLGAFGHLMIIHQDGQTVVHSHPAEDEAGLAQSRKGNVLFNARFPKPGLYKAWGQFQRAGKVVTIPFVLKIGGAK
- a CDS encoding metal-sensitive transcriptional regulator, whose protein sequence is MEPQGDARRKLKQRLNRIAGQVAGIQRMVDEDRYCVDILTQIAAVRSALDSVGVELLTEHVSSCVIGHGTESEHECAKPMTQEQLVEEVKTVLGRFLK
- a CDS encoding heavy-metal-associated domain-containing protein translates to MKITTFTAPEIECQGCASAIKKSVGAIAGVSEVQVDVDAKRVTIQHEDATPVSAITAAVEKAGFSALEA
- a CDS encoding heavy metal translocating P-type ATPase → MTASAEETVDLAIQGMSCAACARRIERQLTRAEGVQEAQVNYATHRARVSFDPTASSLPALIGIVVDTGYGASLLQRPEAALEAEEKARAEELKDLTRRFAVSVSLTVPLLTLAMAHGRIAFAGMNLVQLLLAAPVLAYGGAHFFRGAWKALRSRSSDMNSLVALGSGAAFGYSVLATLFPAAFQPSGHAHHAAMPAVYFEAAAAIITFLLLGRLLEARAKGKTGEAIKKLLGLQPKTARVLREGNELEIPIEAVAKGELVLVRPGEKIPVDGVVEGGASSVDESMLTGESLPVAKARGDEVFGATLNTTGSLQVRATHVGLDTAIAQIVKLVQDAQGSRAPIARLADTVSGYFTPVVLTIAVLTFVLWFWLAPAETRLTLAFVNAVSVLVIACPCALGLATPTAILVGTGKGAQLGILIKGGAALEQAHKLTTVVLDKTGTVTEGKPALTNLTAFALPEDDILRLIAAVEALSEHPLAAAIVGAAKARGLTIPPAEAFEAVPGRGVRAQVEGQVVLIGNQAFLAEQGIATDATHTEAERLATEGKTPIFVAVSGTLAAVLAVADPIKPTSQDAIARLKRLGLEVVLLTGDNKKTAEAVAAQVGITRVVAEVLPEGKVAELKRLQGMGQIVGMVGDGINDAPALAQADIGIAIGTGTDVAIEASDITLIKGDLQGVVNAIALSKATMTTIKQNLFWAFIYNMIGIPLAAGLLYPFNGWLLSPIFASAAMSLSSVSVVVNSLRLKSFKA
- a CDS encoding four-carbon acid sugar kinase family protein — translated: MRQTILLDDDPTGTQTVAGVTVLTEWSVETLARELERGSAGFFVLTNSRALPTAAAYALYEELGHNLKAASAQTQTPVRVLARGDSTLRGHFPAETDALDQALGPHELTLIVPYFEEGERRTRDDVHYVGDTPAAQTPFAQDAVFGFRSSNLREWVAEKTAGRVPAGSVASLSQATLEIGATATAEFLAALLPRSYCIVNANQPAHVHTLAEAVGLLEARGKRVLARTAASFGAACLGQASAPLATLSERDTGPGGLIIVGSHVPKTTEQLAYLQAHANFEEYHLSSPKGKEGEPEDGGERVGDEVMRLSAALAAGRDVLIYTPRTVVSGDLATSAAFSRRLVELVKSLTVRPRWVLAKGGITSSDIATRALGVKRAEVVGPILPGVPLWRLGDESRWPGLLYVVFPGNVGGPDALFAAYERLQGAPRKESRET